A segment of the Mycobacterium intracellulare ATCC 13950 genome:
CGACAAGCCGATCGCCGTACCCGGGCGGCCGGTGCGGATCGCCGCATCGAGGTTGTCGATTCCCACGTCCACCGACTCGCCGACGCTGGGGCCGTCCGCGCCCAGCCCCGGGAACTGCTCATCGAGCTTGCCGATGCCCGGGAAGAGCCGCTCCAGCACGTGCCCCTGAACCTGGCCCGCCGGGTAACGGACGATTTCGCGCTTCTGACCGGGGAACCATTGGGCGCCCTCCTGACGGATGTACTCGTCGTAGGGGATGCCCAGAACGTGAGCGCCGCCGAGCGCGAACGCAGTCTGGTCGCCCGGGGCCCCCGGAGTCGGCGGACCGCCGATGGGCGACTCGTCGGCGGTCGCGGTATTGACGCCGAAACACCCTGTGGCACCGACGGTTACCAGCGCCGTCACTCCCGCGAGTAGTTTCTTCATCCCTACTCCTGACCGCTCGAATTCGCCTCGTAGTCTCACATACATCATGTGCAGGTGCTAACCGGGCCGCGGCTCGGCGCGTCCATCCAGTGACGGTTTTGGCGACGGCACGCCCCCCTGTGACGGCCACCAGTTCGCCCGTCCGACCAGCGCGGCGATGGCGGGAACGGTGATGGTGCGCACCAAGAAGGTGTCCAGCAATATGCCCACCCCGATCACGAAACCGCCCTGGACCACGGTGCTGATGCTGGAGAACAAAAGGCCACACATCGAGGCCGCAAAGATCAGACCCGCCGCGGTGATCACGCCGCCCGTCGAGCCCAGCGTCCGGATGATGCCGTAACGCATGCTGTGTCCAGACTCCTCGCGCATTCGCGAGACGAGCAGCATGTTGTAGTCGGCCCCCACCGCGACCAACACCACGAATGCCAGCGGGGGCACACTCCAATGCAATTGCTGGCCCAATAGATATTGAAATACCAGCACGCCGATGCCCACCGCCGACAAATACGAAATGACCACGGAAGCAACCAGATACAGCGGCGCGACAACCGCGCGCAGCAGGGCGATCAAGGTTAAAAGGACGACGATGAGCGTCACCGCGATGATGAACCGGATATCGTGCTGGTAGTAGTCACGCGTGTCCTTCAGCGCGACGGTATATCCGGCCATCGACACGGTGGCGTCCGCCAACGCGGTATTCGGCTGCGCTCCACGAGCCGCCGCGATGATCGCGTTGACCTGATCCATGGCTTCCGTGCTGAACGGATTCAGTTTGGTTTGAACCAAATACCGCACCGAGTGGCCGTCCGGCGAAATGAAGACCTTGGCCGCCTTCTGAAACTGCTCCAATTGCAGCAGCTGGGGCGGGATATTGAACCCGGCCATTGCCGGATGTGCCGCATCGCGTTTCAGTGACAACAGAAACGCCGCCGACTCGTTGAGTCCGCTACCGAGCTGCTTGAGTTGGTCGACGAGTTGAGCAACGGCGTCGGCCACCTGGCGGCTGCCACCGGCCAATCGGTTCGCGCCGTCTTGCACAGTGTTCAGATTCGTTTGCATGCCACCGGGTTTGTCCAACCCCATGGAGTGCAACACCTTGGTGAGCTTGGCCAGCGAGGCGCGCACGCGGTCGGTCGACGCCTTGAGCGTCCGTTTGTCCGGGGACTCCTGCAGTCGATGGGCCAACTCGTTGATCGCATCGAGGTCCGCTTGGTTTTGCGGGCCGACCAGTTGCTCGAACGCCCCGCGGGTGTCGCTGCACGACGGATCGGCATCGCATCGCGGGTTGCCCTGCAGCGCCGCCAGCACCGGGCCTATCCAGGCGAAGACGTTCTTGGCCGCCGAGAAGTTCCAACCCATGGAATTGCTGATCGCGTTGACATGGTCGACGAGCTGGGCCGTGAGGTCGACCTGTTTCACCAGCGCGTCGCCGCTGTACTGGTTCTTCGCCGACGCGAAGGCGCTCTCCAGTTCCTGCACACTCGCGGCGAGCTGGACGACCTGGCCTCGCACGTTGCCGAGGTTGTCGGCCAGCGTGCCCGCGCCGGCGACCAACCGGTTGAGGTCGCCTGTGTGATCTTTGATCAGGGTGGACCCGTCCGCCAGCAGGGTGCCGATGGCACCGGCCTGATACGTCGCCCGGAATTGTTCCGGCACATTGCCGGTCGGGCGCGTGATGCCGCTGACGGCAGCAACATTCGGCAGTTGGCTGACCCGGTCCGCCATCTGTTCCAGGTCCGCGAGGGCCTTGGGCGTGCGCAGGTCATGCGGCGATTGGACCAGGATGTATTGCGGAATGGACTGATTCACCGGGAAATGGCGATCCAGCGCGGCGTACCCGATGGAGCTCGGCGCCGAAGTCCGCAGGGCCTTGCGATCGTCGTAGTTGTAGCGCACCAGGCCGGCGCAGCTGGCCAGGACGATCAACACCAGCACACTGGCAATCAGATTGACCTTCGGTCGGCGCACGATGCGGATGCCCGAACGCCGCCAGAATCGTGTGGTCAGTTCGCGCCGGGGTTTGACCCAGCCGCGTCGCCCCGCAAGCACCAGGATCGCCGGCAGTAACGTCACCGCGGCGAGGAATGCCACACCGATCCCGATCGCCGCCGACGCCCCGACCGTTTTGAACACGCCCATCCGGGCGAAGCTGATGAGGAGAAACGTGATGCCGACGGTGGCGGCGGATGCGGCGATCACTTTGCCGATCGAGAACAGCGCACGCTGTACCGCCTCATCGGAATTCGCACCCGACCGCAAATAGTCGTGATACCGGCTGATGAGGAAGACCGCGTAATCCGTTCCGGCGCCGGCCATTATGGCGCTGAGGAAGACGACGGACTGGTTTGAGACGCCCGACCCGGTCAGTTGGGAGTAGCCCGCTACCACCGCCTGGGCGATGACCAGGGATGTGCCGATGCTCAGCAACGGCAGCAGCATGGTGACCGCGCTACGGTAGATCACCAGCAGGACGACGAGCACCAGAACCGCGATCGCCAGCTCGATGGGCATCCGATCCCGAGCGCCGGCGACCGTGAGGTCGGCGACGGTCGCCGCGGGGCCGGTCAGGTTGACCGTCAGCGGCGTGCCGCTGACGACGCGTTGGACGATGCCGTCGATCCGGTTGAACGCGGCATACGAGCTGGGAGTGCCCAGCTCGCCCGCAACGCCGACCGGGAGCACCCAGGCCTTGTGGTCTTTGCTGGTCACGGCCGAGCGCAGGGCCGGTGTGCTGACGAAATCCTGCAGCATCAACACATCTCGCGTGTCCTGCCGCAGCGTGTCCACCAGTGTGCGGTAGGTGGCTTCGTCGGCGGGGCCCAGACCCTTGTCGTTGGTCAGGACCACCAGCAGGAGGTTTTCCGAGCCCGCCTCGTGAAACGCCTCGGTCATCTTTCGGGCCGTGACGCTCGATGGCGCGTCGCTGGGCAGGATGGCGAGCGGGTGCTTCTCGGCCATCTCGCCGAGCGATGGGAAGGTCAGCGGCAGCGCGACCGCAATCGCGACCCAGATCCCGATCACTGCCCAGGGCCACCGCACCACAAAATCGGCTAGCCGTCGCATACCGCCCTCACCCCCGGTCGGCGGCAACTCAGCCGCCCTCGACCGGGCCCGGTCAAACCACGCGATTTCGCATCACGTGCCATCGAAGTGCTCCACGCTACGCGACGCGCCCCCAGCTCCCGCTGCCGGCGACCCGCACACAGACCGACTTCATCGCTTCCATATAGCGGACAACCGATTTCCGGGCGACCGGGTTGTCGGGATGCATAATCGCCATGACCGTGCCCTCGCCGTACCGGAATATGTAAATGGTCAGCTGATGTGAATACCGGCCGTCCGGGTAGATCCCGATATTGTTTGCGAGTCCCAGGTCGGCGGCGGCAAGAATGGCGTTGAGGGGGGCGGCGCCGCCGTGAAAGAAGTTCGACACCGGAAAGTTTGGCTGCGGCCAGCTCAGCCACGGCGCCAGTTCCAACACGCGGTAGTAGGGCACCTTTGCCATGTCCAGGCTGTTATCGAAAGAAGCCTGCGCCGCCCATGCGGCGTCGCCGAAAGAGGCGGCGGCTATCGGCACGGTGATCGGAATCAAGCCGGTAAACCAACCCTGCGTCATGAAATTGTCGGTGGCTTTGCGTGAATCCCGGGGAGTGAGACCGTAATACGTCAGGGCGCCGGTGAATTCGTGCTCCACCAGGGCGAGGCAGGCGAACAGGCCCCCGACAAAGCGCGCGCCGGCCGCCGCGCAGGCCGATTCGAATCGCTCCGTCTGCGCGTCGTCCATCAACAGTTCGGACGTCATGTCGCTCCTACTGGATTCCTGCGGGTTACCCAGCGGCAGCGGGAATTCGGGAAAGCCCCCATTATTGTTCTCGGCGAAGTCAATCCACGCGCGCACCTCAGGCGAATCAAGAGTCAACGCCGACGTGTATTCGCGTTCGCGGATGCAGAAATCGTCGAAGCTGCCGGCATCGGGAAGAGTAAGGGCCTCACCGCCCCCGCTCAACGCCGTGTACATGCCGTTGGCCTCCATCATGGTGGTGCCGATCAATGTCGCGTCCCCGTGGACATGATCCATGGCCGCAAAGAACGTGAAATGGTTCTCGCTCTGGATAATTCCGAAGGTGAAGCAGCCCCATTCCAGCGGATTCGGTATGGCCACCACGTGAGCATGAATTTCCTCAGCCGTCATCTCGCCGTGCTCGACCGGCGCGAATTCGATGTCGGCGGGATCGCCGATGGTGTGCCTGATGAACTCCCCGTCACCGGTGTCCTCGAACCAACTGCGGAAGGTGTCGTGCCGGCGCAGGTACGTGTTGACGGCGTGGTTCATGGCGGCGATGTCGCACGTCCCGGCGACCTCACAGGTGGCGATGATCTGCCGTGAGAAATTCAGTCCGGCGGCGGTGCGGTCGCGGTAGTTGCGAAGGTGTTGGCCCTGCATGTAACTGACCGGCACCGAGCTGACCGGGGCTTGTCGTGCCTTTTCGGCGGCCGCGGCGGTCGGGTGCCATGAGGTGACCGAGCCCGGCGTCAGCGTCCAATCATCGAGTGAGCCGATCGTTATCTTCCCGATGCGCAAAACTTCGTCCTCCTCGGTTTGAACTGCCGCGGCACGCTGGCGTCGCGACCAAGATAACCCTCGAAGTGATCGCCGTCGCAGCCGTGCGCGGGCCACCGCCTACACTCGCTCACGGATCCGACCGGTCTTTGGCGACCGAGTTGCGGCGATCGAGTTGTGGCGATCGTGCGGCCGGGCGGGGACGCAGGGCGGCGGCCGCGCCGGCTGTCGCTGCGCAGTGCGGCGCTGCACACGCGGTGCTGGCCTAAAGGACATGATTCTCCGAGTGCAACTGGGCCCCCGCGCGGATCGATCTTGACCGGCCAAGAGAGGACAAGCGCATGGCATCCGTCGAAGGTCTGGGGGAATCGGCATCGGGTTTTGCGATCGTGGGTTATGCGGCTCGATTTCCGGGCGCCGCCGACGCGGATGAGTTCTGGGACGTCTTGCGGCACGGCCGGGATGCGATATCCGAAGTGCCGCAGGACAGGTGGGATGCCGATGAATTCTTCGACCCCGAGCCGGGTGCGCCGGGCAAGGTCGTCACCCGTCGTGCGGGCTTCGTCGACGACGTAACGGGGTTTGACGCCCCGTTCTTCGGCTTGTCGACGCGCGAGGTCAGGTTGATGGACCCGCAGCACCGGATCTTGCTGGAAACGGCGTGGCGCGCGGTCGAGCATTCGGGCTACGCACCAACGGATCTCGCTGACAGCAACACCGGTGTCTTCGTCGGTTTGGCCACGCACGACTACCTCGGAATGGCCTCCGACGAGCTGACCTATCCCGAGATCGAGGCCTACATGGCCATCGGGACGTCCAACGCCGCCGCGGCCGGGCGGATCAGCTATCGGTTGGGGCTGCAGGGTCCCTCTGTCGCCGTCGACACCGCGTGCAGCTCGTCGCTGGTGGCCATCCATCAGGCGTGCCAGGCCCTGCGCCTCGGCGAATGTGACCTCGCGCTGGCCGGCGGCGCCAACGTCCTGCTCACCCCGGCCACCATGATCACGTTCTCCAGCGCGCACATGCTCGCGCCCGACGGTCGGTGCAAGACATTCGATGCGGCCGCCGACGGCTACGTGCGCGGCGAGGGATGTGGCGTCATCGTGATCAAGCGCCTCGAGGACGCGTTGCGCGACGGGGACCGGATTCGGGCGGTGATCCGCGGCAGCGCGATCAACCAGGATGGCGCTTCGGGTGGGTTGACGGTTCCGAACGGGGTTGCCCAGCAACGGGTCATCGCCGACGCGCTCAAGCGTGCCGACCTCGAGCCCCGCGATGTCGGCTACCTGGAAGCGCACGGCACCGGGACATCGCTCGGCGACCCCATCGAGGCCCAGGCCGCGGGAGCGGTGCTGGGGGCCGGGCGCGAACCCGACCAGCCCCTGCTGATGGGGTCGGTGAAGACCAACATCGGACACCTGGAAGCGGCCGCGGGCATCGCGGGCGTGATCAAGGTGATCCTGTCCCTGGAGAACGAGCTGCTGCCCCAGCACCTCCACTTTCAGAACCCGTCGCCCCACATCCCCTGGGATCGGCTGGCGGTGGAAGTCGTCAAGGAGGCCACGCCCTGGAAACGCAACGGACAACGGCGCATTGCGGGGATCAGCTCATTCGGCTTCGCCGGGACGAACGCTCACGTCATTGTCGAGGAAGCGCCCGAACAGGCGGTATCGGCCCCCGCGGTACCGGCCCCGGTCGATGCGCCCGGGGGCCGGCGGTTCAGCATCCTTCCGCTGTCGGCCCGAACGCCCGCCGCATTGATGCGGCTCGCCGATGAATACCGCGCCTGGCTGGGCGCGAACCCGGAGGCCACCCTGGCGGACGTGTGCTTTACCGCCGGGGCGGGGCGGGCGCACCTGGAGCACCGGGCCGCGTTGGTGGTCAATTCGCGCGAATCCGCCATGGAGCTGCTGGGCGCGCTCGCCGAGGAGCGCCCGGCGCCCGGTTTGTATCGCGGAGAATCCCATGACACACCGAAGACGGCGTGGCTGTTCACCGGTCAGGGCAGCCAATACCCCGGCATGGCCCGGGAGTTGTTCGACACCGAGCCGGTGTTCGCCGAGACGCTGAATCGTTGCGCCGCTGCCGTCGCCGACATTCTCGAAAAGCCGTTGCTGGACGTCGTTTTCGATGTGGACAGCCCGGACAGCGAAGCGACGCTGCAGCAGACCTCCTACGCGCAGCCGGCCTTGTTCGCCGTGGAGCTGGGCCTGGCCCGGCTGTGGCAGTCGTGGGGCTTCGAGCCCGACGTGGTGCTGGGCCACAGCGTCGGCCAGTACTCTGCGGCCTGCGTCGCGGGCGTGCTCAGCCTCGAGGACGGCGCGCTGTTGATGGCCGAACGCGGCCGTCTGTTCGGCAGCTTGCCTTCCGGTGGCCGGATGGTCGCGGTGTTCACCGCGGCCGAGCGGGTCGAGCGGCTGACCGACGAGTCTCCCAGCCTGTCGGTGGCCGCCTACAACGGCGCCAACACCGTATTGTCCGGTCCGGCAGCCGATTTGGAACGCGCGGTGGCCGCATTGTCGGCCGATGGTGTCCGGTGCGACTGGCTCGACACCAGTCACGCGTTCCACTCGGCGCTCCTGGACCCCATCCTCGACGAATTCGAGGCGTATGCGGGAGGATTCGACTTCGCTGCGCCGCAACGGATTTTGATCGACAACCGCACCGGAACCGCGCTGGGTCGCAGCGTGAAGCTCGACGGTGCCTACTGGCGCCGGCACGCGCGCCAGCCGGTGCAATTCGCCAAGAGCGTGCGCACGCTTGCCGAGATGAACTGCAAACTGCTGCTCGAGATCGGCCCGCGACCGGTCCTTACCGCCGCGGCCCTCGGCGCGTGGCCCGACCCGGCCACCGCGCCCCGGGTGATCACGTCGCTGCGGCGCAATACCGCTGACCACCGCCAGATCACCGAAGCGGTCGCCGACGCGTATGTGCTGGGCCACCTGCCCGATTTCGCCGCCTTGCGGCGGCCGCACGCGCGAAAGCTCGACCTGCCCACCTATCCGTTCGAGCGCCGTCAATACTGGTTCCGGGACGCTCGCGAGCGCCCCGAGCAACCCCGGGACACCGGCGGACCGCGAACCGAAGCCGTCCGCCTGCTCGAGGACGGCCGAATCGAGGAACTCGCCGCCCTGCTCGGCGGTGCGAGCGACGACCAGCACACCCTGCAGGTGCTCACCAAGCTTGCGGCGCAACACAATCAACAGCGCACGACCCGGTCCATCGCGGACGACCGCTACGAGATCCGCTGGGACAGGTCAACCTCTCCGCTCTCCGGTGCCGACGTGGACCAGGCAGGCAGCTGGATCGTCGTCTCCGACGATGCCGACGCGGTCCCGCCGTTGGTCGACCTGCTGGCCGCGCGCAACGAACCGCACCAAGTGGTCGGGTTGCCGGCGTCCGACGCCGACGAGGAACGGCTCGCGGAAACGTTGCGCGCTGCGGCAACCGAGGATGCGACGTTACGCATCGTGCATGTCGCGGCCCTGGAAGCCGGGGCCACACCGTCGATGCGGTCACTGTTGCGGATGCAACACCGGATCCTGGGCGGAACGCGGCGGGTCTTTCGGGCGGCGGTGGCCGCCGAACTGCGCGGCCCCATCTGGATCGTGACCCGCGGCGCGCAGCGCGTCGCCGACACGGACACGGTGGCGCCGCATCAGAGTTGCCTGTGGGGATTCGGCCGAGCCGCCTCGCTGGAACTCCCGCACGTGTGGGGCGGACTCGCGGACCTGTCAGAGGGCGGCGACAACGCGGCCGACGAATGGTCTGCGCTCGTCGACCGGATCGCCGCGCCGCACGGCTCGGCCGTCCGGGAAGACCAGCTCGCGCTGCGTG
Coding sequences within it:
- a CDS encoding MMPL/RND family transporter codes for the protein MRRLADFVVRWPWAVIGIWVAIAVALPLTFPSLGEMAEKHPLAILPSDAPSSVTARKMTEAFHEAGSENLLLVVLTNDKGLGPADEATYRTLVDTLRQDTRDVLMLQDFVSTPALRSAVTSKDHKAWVLPVGVAGELGTPSSYAAFNRIDGIVQRVVSGTPLTVNLTGPAATVADLTVAGARDRMPIELAIAVLVLVVLLVIYRSAVTMLLPLLSIGTSLVIAQAVVAGYSQLTGSGVSNQSVVFLSAIMAGAGTDYAVFLISRYHDYLRSGANSDEAVQRALFSIGKVIAASAATVGITFLLISFARMGVFKTVGASAAIGIGVAFLAAVTLLPAILVLAGRRGWVKPRRELTTRFWRRSGIRIVRRPKVNLIASVLVLIVLASCAGLVRYNYDDRKALRTSAPSSIGYAALDRHFPVNQSIPQYILVQSPHDLRTPKALADLEQMADRVSQLPNVAAVSGITRPTGNVPEQFRATYQAGAIGTLLADGSTLIKDHTGDLNRLVAGAGTLADNLGNVRGQVVQLAASVQELESAFASAKNQYSGDALVKQVDLTAQLVDHVNAISNSMGWNFSAAKNVFAWIGPVLAALQGNPRCDADPSCSDTRGAFEQLVGPQNQADLDAINELAHRLQESPDKRTLKASTDRVRASLAKLTKVLHSMGLDKPGGMQTNLNTVQDGANRLAGGSRQVADAVAQLVDQLKQLGSGLNESAAFLLSLKRDAAHPAMAGFNIPPQLLQLEQFQKAAKVFISPDGHSVRYLVQTKLNPFSTEAMDQVNAIIAAARGAQPNTALADATVSMAGYTVALKDTRDYYQHDIRFIIAVTLIVVLLTLIALLRAVVAPLYLVASVVISYLSAVGIGVLVFQYLLGQQLHWSVPPLAFVVLVAVGADYNMLLVSRMREESGHSMRYGIIRTLGSTGGVITAAGLIFAASMCGLLFSSISTVVQGGFVIGVGILLDTFLVRTITVPAIAALVGRANWWPSQGGVPSPKPSLDGRAEPRPG
- a CDS encoding condensation domain-containing protein — its product is MRIGKITIGSLDDWTLTPGSVTSWHPTAAAAEKARQAPVSSVPVSYMQGQHLRNYRDRTAAGLNFSRQIIATCEVAGTCDIAAMNHAVNTYLRRHDTFRSWFEDTGDGEFIRHTIGDPADIEFAPVEHGEMTAEEIHAHVVAIPNPLEWGCFTFGIIQSENHFTFFAAMDHVHGDATLIGTTMMEANGMYTALSGGGEALTLPDAGSFDDFCIREREYTSALTLDSPEVRAWIDFAENNNGGFPEFPLPLGNPQESSRSDMTSELLMDDAQTERFESACAAAGARFVGGLFACLALVEHEFTGALTYYGLTPRDSRKATDNFMTQGWFTGLIPITVPIAAASFGDAAWAAQASFDNSLDMAKVPYYRVLELAPWLSWPQPNFPVSNFFHGGAAPLNAILAAADLGLANNIGIYPDGRYSHQLTIYIFRYGEGTVMAIMHPDNPVARKSVVRYMEAMKSVCVRVAGSGSWGRVA